In Vibrio diazotrophicus, the following proteins share a genomic window:
- a CDS encoding HAL/PAL/TAL family ammonia-lyase: MTKTNDNNILFGAERLTIEDVVSIAQGASASINSSAEFTAKIDRGVAFLERLLKEEGVIYGVTTGYGDSCTVAIPPNLVEELPLHLTRFHGCGLGEVLTHQQSRAVLATRLCSLAQGVSGVSHDVLNQIINLINHDIAPRIPQEGSVGASGDLTPLSYVAATLIGEREVLYKGEVRSTQEVFAELGLTPIKLKPKEGLALMNGTSVMTALACLAYQRAEYLAQLCTKITALVSIGMQGNDFHFDEALFAVKPHPGQQQIAAWLRADLQAERPPRNSDRLQDRYSLRCAPHLIGTVQDALPWLRQLIENELNSANDNPIIDGDNERVLHGGHFYGGHIAMAMDTLKTCVANLADLLDRQMAQLMDYKFNNGLPFNLTGAEGERKPINHGFKAVQIGISAWTAEALKHTMPASVFSRSTECHNQDKVSMGTIAARDCLRVLQLTEQVAAASLLASIQAIELRKRHNEIDERHMSASVNQIVANVQRDFKFVVEDRPLEAELRLCIERIQTQHWKLY, translated from the coding sequence ATGACGAAGACAAACGACAATAATATTTTATTCGGCGCTGAGCGTCTGACCATTGAGGACGTTGTTTCAATCGCACAAGGCGCTTCAGCCTCTATTAACTCTTCAGCTGAATTTACCGCGAAGATTGACCGAGGCGTAGCCTTTTTAGAACGCCTACTTAAAGAAGAAGGTGTCATTTACGGCGTAACCACTGGTTATGGTGATTCTTGTACTGTCGCCATTCCACCTAATTTGGTTGAGGAACTGCCTCTGCACCTGACCCGTTTTCATGGCTGCGGTTTGGGCGAAGTACTTACTCACCAACAATCACGCGCTGTATTAGCAACTCGCTTATGCTCACTCGCACAGGGTGTATCAGGCGTGTCTCACGATGTGCTCAATCAAATTATCAACCTGATTAATCACGATATTGCCCCACGTATTCCGCAAGAAGGTTCTGTCGGCGCGAGTGGTGACTTAACCCCTCTTTCATACGTAGCCGCGACCTTGATTGGCGAACGCGAAGTGCTCTACAAAGGTGAAGTTCGTTCCACTCAAGAGGTGTTCGCAGAACTTGGCTTGACGCCAATTAAACTAAAGCCAAAAGAAGGCCTAGCGTTAATGAACGGCACTTCAGTGATGACTGCCCTAGCCTGTTTGGCTTATCAGCGTGCTGAGTATCTGGCTCAGTTATGCACTAAAATTACGGCTCTTGTTTCAATTGGTATGCAAGGCAACGACTTCCATTTTGATGAAGCGCTATTTGCGGTGAAGCCTCACCCAGGCCAGCAACAAATCGCGGCTTGGTTAAGAGCAGATCTACAAGCAGAGCGTCCACCTCGTAATAGTGACCGCTTACAAGACCGCTACTCACTTCGCTGTGCTCCGCATCTCATTGGTACGGTGCAAGATGCCTTACCTTGGTTACGTCAGCTTATCGAAAATGAACTAAACAGCGCCAATGACAACCCAATAATTGATGGTGACAACGAGCGAGTACTGCACGGTGGTCACTTCTATGGCGGACACATTGCAATGGCAATGGACACACTCAAAACCTGTGTTGCAAACCTAGCTGACTTGCTGGATCGTCAAATGGCACAGTTGATGGATTACAAGTTCAACAACGGTCTGCCGTTTAACTTAACTGGCGCAGAAGGCGAACGTAAACCGATCAACCATGGCTTCAAAGCGGTACAAATTGGCATTTCAGCTTGGACAGCAGAAGCATTGAAACACACAATGCCAGCGAGCGTATTCTCCCGCTCAACAGAGTGTCACAACCAAGATAAAGTCAGCATGGGTACAATCGCCGCTCGCGACTGCTTACGCGTATTGCAATTGACTGAACAAGTGGCGGCGGCTTCTCTGCTTGCCTCCATTCAAGCCATTGAGCTACGCAAGCGCCACAATGAGATCGATGAGCGTCATATGAGTGCCAGCGTGAATCAAATCGTTGCTAATGTTCAGCGGGACTTTAAGTTTGTGGTAGAAGATCGCCCGTTAGAAGCAGAGCTACGTTTGTGTATTGAACGCATTCAAACCCAGCACTGGAAGCTGTACTAG
- a CDS encoding acyl-CoA thioesterase, translating into MENINFPLETEVTVTTSFQDADPMGVIYHGNYFRYFEEARRVLLDKIAYGYIAMSESGHMWPVIDTRVKYVKAIPFNHEIRINAKLTEWENRLRIDYVIFDAQTGQRMCKAHTTQVAVSIAEQEMCFVSPKLFLDKVEHWHQTGECLQ; encoded by the coding sequence ATGGAGAACATTAATTTCCCATTAGAAACCGAAGTGACAGTCACCACTTCGTTTCAAGATGCCGATCCTATGGGCGTAATTTATCACGGTAACTACTTCCGCTATTTCGAAGAAGCACGACGTGTATTACTAGATAAAATCGCTTACGGTTACATAGCGATGAGTGAATCAGGCCACATGTGGCCTGTTATTGATACACGCGTAAAATATGTCAAAGCGATTCCGTTTAACCATGAAATCCGCATCAACGCCAAGCTGACCGAATGGGAAAATCGTCTGCGCATTGATTACGTAATTTTTGATGCACAGACCGGTCAAAGAATGTGTAAGGCACATACCACTCAAGTTGCGGTCAGCATCGCTGAACAAGAAATGTGTTTTGTCTCACCAAAACTGTTCTTAGATAAAGTTGAACATTGGCATCAAACCGGAGAGTGTTTGCAATGA
- a CDS encoding outer membrane lipoprotein carrier protein LolA yields MSVCLSLIATTGVLAQVTDLASLQAQLQQSPIIRGDFTQSRTLAMFEQPLVSEGSFLLEKQHGLLWQQHTPFPVNLVLTQDKLRQTFANQPAQVINAKENPMAFYFSKIFLSVFHGDTEQLQSQFDLQFAPQSEHWQLVLTPKEAPLNAVFKSIVLQGNQNIDSLVLQEIRGDKTEITFTNQTHQPENLTDAEQAQFQF; encoded by the coding sequence ATGTCTGTTTGTTTAAGCTTGATTGCTACTACTGGCGTGTTAGCTCAAGTAACGGATTTAGCCTCATTGCAAGCTCAGCTTCAACAATCTCCGATTATTCGTGGTGATTTTACTCAAAGCCGCACCTTAGCCATGTTTGAGCAACCTTTGGTATCGGAAGGCTCATTTCTGCTTGAAAAACAACACGGCTTACTGTGGCAGCAACACACACCGTTTCCTGTCAACTTGGTGCTGACACAGGACAAACTACGCCAAACTTTCGCCAATCAGCCTGCACAGGTGATTAACGCCAAAGAAAACCCGATGGCGTTTTACTTCAGCAAAATCTTTTTGTCCGTATTCCATGGCGACACCGAACAACTTCAAAGTCAGTTTGATCTGCAGTTTGCTCCTCAAAGTGAACACTGGCAGTTAGTACTGACACCAAAAGAAGCGCCACTGAATGCGGTGTTCAAATCGATCGTTTTGCAAGGCAATCAAAATATTGATTCGTTGGTTCTGCAAGAAATAAGAGGCGACAAAACTGAAATCACCTTCACCAATCAAACTCACCAACCTGAGAATTTAACGGATGCTGAACAAGCTCAGTTCCAGTTTTAA
- a CDS encoding MMPL family transporter codes for MLNKLSSSFNHSKLAIIWLVLVVLSCALLLKQWGFSSSVPIETDIMKLLPQSRQDPLAQVAFDRVTSSVSDKVVFVLKGSNDQQLFAAAESLQNSLSSLNAFSQVTGKINQQKQNAWSRYYFSHRFQFLTDEQRSRLELAPEQQVQKVIQTIYNPFSGVTGSELSSDPFLLFRDYLSHLNQLTTQFQIQQGFLTTQFQNDTYVLITATLADSPYSMSAQQVVPKLNSLEQSLKTQYDVDSAHTGVLFYADFGTQSAKSEISTIGLFSLLGVIVIVLFVFRSAAPLLLALLSISVGLLVALVVTTAIFGKVHLFSLVFGASLIGVSIDYAFHYLTDRLAAQDKWDSIKGLQHIFTAITLGLITSLIGYLGLLIAPFPGLQQLALFSAIGLVAAYATVVAWYPILARKATANRPLPGEMLWRWWLAQWQKRSVRTSLPLALMIFSAVQLTQVNYDDDIRQLQAMPKELKQQEELINQVSGVKSSQQMLVVRAESDEQLLIKLEQLGRTLAQWKRQQTISGYQSLNQYLPSIARQKSDYQLVSNLYQNYGSSLSESLKLSAQPTLTEPMIPVSLSDYLNQSVSEPIQFLYLGKIEDSVASVVMLRDVSNAEEIIAFTSQRADISYLDKAGEISALFGEYRTKVMELLAAALIGISLLLVKRYGAAHTIRIVFPCMVACLVGIAVTTLTGSTLNLFNLLALVLVVGIGIDYTLFFAEQAQSRSTLLAITLSAMTTLLSFGLLSLSETHAIHSFGLTTLSGIFVAWLLSPLAIKRQKIQ; via the coding sequence ATGCTGAACAAGCTCAGTTCCAGTTTTAATCATTCCAAGCTGGCAATAATCTGGCTTGTTTTGGTGGTACTAAGCTGCGCCCTACTGTTGAAACAGTGGGGCTTTAGCTCATCGGTACCCATTGAAACTGACATCATGAAGCTGCTCCCTCAAAGCCGCCAAGATCCGTTGGCTCAAGTGGCGTTTGATAGAGTCACCAGTAGTGTTAGTGACAAGGTGGTGTTTGTCCTTAAAGGCAGTAACGATCAGCAACTGTTTGCTGCTGCTGAAAGTTTGCAAAATTCACTCTCAAGCCTGAATGCATTTTCCCAAGTTACCGGCAAAATTAACCAACAAAAACAAAATGCTTGGAGTCGATACTACTTCTCCCATCGTTTTCAGTTTTTAACCGACGAACAACGCTCTCGTCTTGAACTTGCTCCAGAACAGCAAGTTCAGAAAGTGATTCAAACCATTTATAACCCTTTTTCCGGCGTTACCGGTTCTGAACTGAGCAGTGATCCGTTTTTGCTGTTTCGCGATTACTTAAGCCACTTAAACCAGCTAACAACGCAATTCCAGATTCAGCAAGGTTTCCTAACGACGCAATTTCAAAACGATACCTATGTACTGATCACGGCCACTCTCGCTGATTCTCCCTACAGCATGAGCGCGCAACAAGTGGTTCCGAAACTCAACAGTTTAGAGCAGTCTTTAAAAACACAATACGATGTGGATAGTGCGCACACTGGCGTGCTGTTTTATGCTGACTTTGGTACTCAAAGTGCGAAATCGGAAATCAGCACCATTGGTTTATTCTCCCTGTTGGGCGTTATCGTCATTGTCCTGTTTGTCTTTCGCAGTGCTGCGCCGCTGTTATTAGCTCTGCTTTCCATCAGCGTTGGGCTTTTAGTAGCACTTGTTGTGACCACCGCCATCTTCGGCAAAGTACATCTGTTTAGTTTGGTATTTGGTGCCAGTTTAATTGGTGTTTCTATCGACTACGCGTTCCACTATCTGACTGACCGCCTTGCTGCACAAGACAAATGGGATAGCATCAAAGGGCTGCAACATATCTTCACTGCGATTACTCTCGGCTTGATTACCAGCTTAATAGGCTACTTAGGTTTATTAATTGCGCCATTTCCCGGTTTGCAACAACTGGCGCTATTCTCAGCCATCGGTTTAGTTGCAGCCTACGCTACTGTTGTCGCTTGGTATCCTATCCTTGCACGCAAAGCGACAGCAAATCGTCCCTTACCCGGCGAGATGTTATGGCGTTGGTGGTTGGCACAATGGCAAAAACGCAGTGTCAGAACGTCTCTACCTCTGGCGTTAATGATTTTCAGTGCAGTTCAATTAACGCAAGTGAACTACGACGATGACATTCGTCAGCTTCAAGCCATGCCTAAGGAACTAAAGCAGCAGGAAGAGCTGATTAATCAAGTCTCTGGTGTGAAATCTTCACAGCAGATGTTGGTTGTGCGCGCAGAGAGCGATGAACAACTACTGATAAAACTTGAACAGCTAGGCCGCACACTTGCTCAATGGAAGCGGCAGCAAACAATCAGCGGCTATCAAAGTCTCAATCAGTATTTGCCATCAATTGCGAGACAAAAATCCGACTATCAACTGGTGAGCAACCTCTATCAGAATTATGGTTCCTCACTGTCTGAGTCTTTAAAGTTGTCAGCTCAGCCAACGCTAACTGAGCCCATGATTCCGGTCAGTTTATCGGACTACCTCAATCAAAGCGTTTCGGAACCCATTCAGTTCCTTTATCTGGGCAAAATTGAAGATAGCGTCGCTTCCGTCGTCATGCTTAGAGATGTGAGTAACGCAGAAGAAATCATTGCTTTTACCAGCCAACGGGCTGATATCAGTTACTTGGATAAAGCCGGAGAAATCTCAGCCTTGTTTGGGGAATACCGAACTAAAGTGATGGAGCTGTTAGCGGCAGCTTTGATCGGCATATCTTTGCTGCTGGTTAAACGTTATGGTGCTGCCCATACAATCCGAATTGTCTTCCCATGTATGGTTGCCTGCTTAGTCGGCATTGCGGTTACCACATTAACCGGTTCAACACTCAACTTGTTTAACTTGTTGGCGTTGGTGCTTGTCGTCGGTATTGGTATTGACTACACCTTGTTTTTTGCCGAACAGGCACAGAGCCGGAGCACTTTACTGGCGATTACTCTGTCAGCTATGACCACCCTACTTTCATTTGGCTTGCTGTCACTAAGTGAAACCCACGCGATTCACAGTTTCGGCTTAACGACATTAAGCGGCATTTTTGTCGCTTGGCTGCTTTCACCACTTGCAATAAAAAGGCAAAAAATTCAATGA
- a CDS encoding DUF3261 domain-containing protein, whose amino-acid sequence MKWLTTLFACLWLSGCSLQPHTSSTQVEIGQDIWVELPLPSELGQSLNATQLISAQWQDEQGITQAQQLPVQLQIDSQHIVLAGFSSWGTRLLSLDYNGENISTQVLNGLENTLPKPEQVLFNLMITLWPRSAWEAPLNKVRWSIIDAPHQRIIKNEAGEPVLIISYAGKTPLDGDIQFLNKPLDYSITIQTLSHQAKLTTSEQ is encoded by the coding sequence ATGAAATGGTTAACAACACTCTTTGCTTGCTTGTGGCTCAGTGGCTGTAGTTTGCAACCTCACACCTCTTCGACACAAGTGGAAATCGGTCAGGATATATGGGTAGAACTTCCCTTACCCAGTGAGCTAGGACAGTCTCTTAACGCCACTCAGTTGATCTCAGCACAGTGGCAAGATGAACAAGGGATCACGCAAGCTCAACAATTACCTGTGCAGTTACAAATTGATTCGCAGCATATTGTTTTAGCAGGTTTTTCCTCTTGGGGGACGCGATTGCTGTCATTGGATTACAATGGTGAAAATATTTCCACCCAAGTGTTAAACGGTCTAGAAAATACCCTACCGAAACCGGAACAAGTACTATTTAATCTGATGATCACCCTATGGCCTCGAAGTGCTTGGGAAGCACCGTTAAATAAGGTAAGGTGGTCAATCATTGATGCCCCACATCAACGCATTATAAAAAACGAAGCTGGAGAACCCGTACTGATCATTAGCTATGCTGGAAAAACACCACTCGATGGTGATATTCAGTTTTTAAATAAGCCATTGGACTATTCGATCACGATCCAGACATTAAGTCATCAAGCTAAATTAACAACTTCAGAACAGTAG
- a CDS encoding beta-ketoacyl-[acyl-carrier-protein] synthase family protein, whose product MNSSTSFPVFIHDCGFHSALGSETVAIHQALQSGQSKGMLIDNEILNTHTSTVIGRVTEALPKIPQPLSKYATRNNQLALSALLQIKSSVENAIQQYGADRIAVIVGTSTSGISDGEIAYGQKIAQGAFPENYHYTKQELGDSAHFVADYFKITGPSYSISTACSSSGRVFISAKRLLQAGIVDAVLVGGVDSICKLTLNGFNGLEALSNQLCQPFSADRSGINIGESAAFMLLSTEPSDVALLGAGDSSDAHHISAPHPEGNGAEQAMRKALEDASLTPEDIGYINAHGTATPLNDSMESKAIYRVFGDSVPVSSTKPLTGHTLGAASATEAAIAWHILRHQLPLPMQRCANKADDIEISLVESEQFLGGKAILSNSFAFGGNNISLIFGYPYD is encoded by the coding sequence ATGAATTCTTCAACTTCATTTCCAGTGTTTATTCATGATTGTGGTTTTCACTCTGCGCTAGGGAGTGAAACGGTCGCTATTCATCAAGCACTACAATCCGGGCAGTCAAAAGGCATGCTCATAGACAATGAGATTCTCAACACCCATACGTCCACGGTGATTGGGCGAGTTACTGAGGCGCTACCTAAAATTCCTCAGCCATTGTCAAAATATGCGACACGTAATAATCAGCTCGCTTTATCTGCTCTCTTGCAAATCAAATCCAGCGTTGAAAATGCTATTCAGCAATACGGTGCTGACCGTATTGCCGTCATTGTCGGTACCAGTACCTCTGGCATTTCCGATGGTGAAATCGCCTACGGGCAAAAAATCGCTCAAGGAGCATTCCCAGAAAACTATCACTACACTAAGCAAGAGTTAGGTGACAGTGCTCATTTTGTTGCGGATTACTTCAAGATCACCGGTCCTAGTTACTCGATTTCAACCGCTTGCTCTTCCAGTGGCCGCGTTTTTATCAGCGCAAAACGTCTGCTACAGGCAGGCATTGTTGACGCTGTATTGGTTGGTGGTGTCGATTCCATCTGTAAACTGACACTGAATGGATTCAATGGCTTAGAAGCTCTGTCGAATCAGCTTTGCCAACCATTTAGCGCAGACCGTTCAGGCATTAATATTGGTGAATCGGCGGCATTTATGTTGTTGAGCACAGAACCAAGTGATGTCGCATTGTTGGGTGCAGGTGACAGCTCTGATGCACACCACATTTCTGCGCCTCATCCAGAAGGGAATGGAGCGGAACAAGCCATGCGAAAAGCGCTTGAAGATGCCAGTCTTACACCAGAAGATATCGGTTACATCAACGCCCACGGCACAGCGACCCCACTGAATGACAGCATGGAAAGTAAAGCCATCTATCGAGTATTTGGCGACAGCGTACCTGTTAGCTCAACCAAGCCTTTAACCGGTCACACCCTTGGTGCTGCAAGTGCGACTGAAGCCGCTATTGCTTGGCACATTTTGCGTCATCAGTTACCACTGCCTATGCAGCGCTGTGCAAACAAAGCAGACGATATTGAAATTTCACTGGTAGAAAGCGAGCAATTTTTGGGCGGCAAAGCCATTCTCAGTAACTCTTTTGCTTTTGGTGGCAACAACATCAGCTTAATTTTTGGATATCCCTATGACTGA
- a CDS encoding hotdog family protein codes for MTELPAIETLLPHDNPMILVDRALSIGATSIHSQVDIDKHLMFFNSETKTVPAYVGIEFMAQSIAAWSGYQALQKGQQPPIGFLLGSRRYATECDQFTQGQTLDIFADQVMEDNGMAVFSGRIEYQGNTIAQCQLNVYVPTQEKLQEMKIRSHV; via the coding sequence ATGACTGAATTACCTGCTATCGAAACACTGCTGCCTCATGATAATCCAATGATTTTGGTTGACCGCGCTTTGTCTATCGGGGCGACATCCATCCACAGTCAGGTGGATATTGATAAGCATCTTATGTTCTTCAATTCAGAGACCAAAACGGTACCCGCTTATGTTGGCATTGAGTTTATGGCGCAGTCCATCGCGGCTTGGTCAGGTTATCAAGCCTTACAAAAAGGCCAACAACCACCCATCGGATTTTTATTAGGCAGCCGCCGCTACGCCACAGAGTGTGACCAATTCACCCAAGGTCAGACTCTGGATATCTTCGCAGACCAAGTGATGGAAGATAACGGAATGGCTGTTTTCTCTGGCCGTATAGAATACCAAGGGAATACAATTGCTCAGTGCCAACTGAACGTTTATGTTCCTACACAAGAAAAATTACAAGAAATGAAAATTAGGAGTCATGTATGA
- a CDS encoding 3-ketoacyl-ACP reductase FabG2, translated as MTRQVLVTGASKGIGKAIAIQLGKDGFNVVVHYMGDQNGAQATLDTIVESGGSGRLIRFDISNRAECRSQIEADIEQHGAYYGVVNNAGITRDTAFPAMTEEEWDGVIHTNLDSFYNVLHPCVMPMVQLRKGGRIVTLASVSGIAGNRGQTNYSAAKAGVIGATKSLALELAKRKITVNCVAPGLIDTGMVDEHVKEHALPLVPLRRMGEPEEVAGLVSYLMSDIAGYVTRQVISVNGGLV; from the coding sequence ATGACCCGACAAGTTCTCGTCACTGGTGCCAGTAAGGGAATAGGCAAAGCAATTGCTATTCAGCTAGGTAAAGATGGCTTCAACGTCGTCGTTCATTACATGGGAGACCAGAATGGTGCCCAAGCAACACTTGATACGATTGTCGAAAGTGGTGGATCAGGCCGATTGATCCGATTTGATATTAGTAACCGTGCTGAATGTAGAAGCCAGATTGAAGCCGATATTGAACAACACGGCGCTTACTACGGTGTTGTTAACAATGCGGGTATCACTCGTGATACGGCTTTCCCTGCAATGACAGAAGAAGAGTGGGACGGCGTTATCCATACCAACCTCGACAGCTTCTACAATGTGCTGCACCCTTGTGTGATGCCTATGGTTCAACTGCGTAAAGGTGGACGCATTGTTACTTTAGCGTCAGTGTCCGGCATTGCGGGTAACCGTGGCCAAACCAACTACAGTGCAGCAAAAGCGGGCGTGATTGGCGCAACGAAGTCACTGGCTTTAGAGCTGGCAAAACGCAAAATCACGGTGAACTGTGTTGCTCCGGGTTTAATTGATACTGGCATGGTCGATGAGCATGTGAAAGAACATGCACTGCCGCTTGTTCCGTTGCGTCGTATGGGTGAACCAGAAGAAGTGGCAGGTCTGGTTAGTTATTTAATGTCTGATATCGCTGGGTATGTCACTCGCCAAGTTATTTCTGTAAACGGAGGTCTCGTATGA
- a CDS encoding beta-ketoacyl-ACP synthase: MNRRVVVTGMSGVTAFGNDWESIEPRLRACENATQYMPSYEQYDGLNTKLAAPVTDFELPKHYKRKQVRGMGRVSMLATVATENALIQAGLIGNEVLTNGQTGIAYGSSTGSTDAVGAFGVMLNEKTTRAITATTYVQMMPHTTAVNVGLFFGLRGRVIPTSSACTSGSQAIGYAYEAIKHGYQTIMVAGGGEELCPTESAVFDTLFATSLKNDAPKTTPSPYDKDRDGLVIGEGAGTLVLEEYEHAKARGAKIYAEIVGFASNCDAAHVTQPQMETMQICMEQALKNANLSPDKIGYVSAHGTATDRGDIAESNATEKAVGRVPISSLKSYFGHTLGACGAVEAWLGLEMMHTGWFNPTLNLNNLDPECGDLDYITGSGREMQIDYLMSNNFAFGGINTSIIFKRIAD, from the coding sequence ATGAACCGCAGAGTTGTTGTAACCGGTATGTCCGGTGTTACTGCGTTTGGTAACGACTGGGAAAGTATCGAACCTCGTTTACGCGCTTGCGAAAACGCCACTCAGTACATGCCTTCTTATGAGCAATATGACGGACTGAATACAAAACTGGCTGCACCGGTCACTGATTTTGAATTACCGAAACACTATAAGCGAAAGCAAGTACGAGGTATGGGACGCGTTTCCATGCTCGCAACAGTCGCGACAGAGAATGCACTGATTCAAGCTGGCTTAATCGGTAATGAAGTACTTACTAACGGCCAGACAGGTATCGCTTACGGATCTTCAACAGGTAGTACAGACGCTGTTGGTGCATTCGGCGTGATGCTGAATGAAAAGACCACCAGAGCGATTACCGCAACGACTTATGTGCAAATGATGCCGCACACCACAGCAGTGAACGTAGGTCTGTTTTTCGGCCTTCGTGGTCGTGTAATTCCGACTAGCAGTGCTTGTACTTCAGGAAGCCAAGCGATTGGTTATGCCTATGAAGCGATCAAACATGGATATCAGACCATAATGGTCGCTGGCGGTGGCGAAGAGCTTTGCCCTACTGAATCAGCGGTATTCGATACCTTGTTTGCAACCAGCCTGAAAAACGATGCACCAAAAACCACACCGAGCCCATACGATAAAGATCGTGATGGCCTAGTGATTGGCGAAGGTGCAGGTACGCTGGTTTTAGAAGAGTATGAACACGCCAAAGCTCGTGGTGCCAAAATCTATGCAGAAATTGTTGGATTTGCCAGTAACTGCGATGCGGCACACGTTACTCAGCCTCAAATGGAAACCATGCAAATTTGTATGGAGCAGGCGCTGAAAAACGCGAATCTCTCTCCGGATAAAATTGGTTATGTGTCCGCCCATGGTACGGCGACGGATCGCGGTGACATTGCCGAAAGCAATGCTACAGAAAAAGCCGTAGGCAGAGTGCCAATCAGTTCCCTAAAGAGCTACTTTGGTCATACTTTAGGTGCATGTGGTGCGGTAGAAGCTTGGCTGGGCTTAGAGATGATGCATACCGGCTGGTTTAACCCTACCCTTAACCTTAATAACCTTGACCCAGAGTGTGGCGATCTTGATTACATCACTGGCTCTGGTCGTGAAATGCAAATCGATTACCTGATGAGCAACAACTTCGCTTTCGGCGGCATTAACACCTCAATTATCTTCAAACGAATTGCTGATTAA
- a CDS encoding aminoimidazole riboside kinase codes for MNTVWVTGDAVVDLIPDGENHYLKCPGGAPANVAVAIARLGGQSAFFGRVGNDPLGRFMNQTLSQEQVDSRYLILDNDQRTSTVVVDLDDSGERSFTFMVKPSADQFLQTSDIPNFKQGDWLHVCSIALANEPSRSSTFEAIERVKKAGGSFSFDPNLRPEVWQKPQEMVATVTRAVANADVVKFSEEELTLLTETDSIEQGLNAIKALEIPLVIITQGAKGALVVTKESQTLVSGKVVKPVDTTGAGDAFVGGLLYQLSQTADWQKAENIALAVECAHGCGALATTQKGAMTALPNQQALKAFLQ; via the coding sequence ATGAATACTGTTTGGGTAACTGGCGACGCTGTCGTTGATTTAATTCCTGACGGGGAAAACCATTATCTCAAATGCCCAGGCGGAGCTCCGGCAAACGTAGCGGTGGCGATAGCTCGTCTTGGCGGTCAAAGTGCGTTCTTTGGCAGAGTGGGAAATGACCCGCTGGGAAGATTTATGAACCAGACGCTTTCACAAGAACAAGTGGATAGCCGCTATCTTATCTTGGATAACGACCAGCGCACGTCTACAGTGGTGGTCGATCTGGATGACAGTGGAGAACGCAGCTTCACCTTCATGGTGAAACCGAGCGCTGACCAATTTCTGCAAACCAGTGATATTCCAAACTTCAAACAGGGTGACTGGCTGCATGTATGCTCAATTGCTCTGGCAAATGAGCCTAGCCGCAGCAGTACTTTCGAAGCAATTGAACGAGTCAAAAAGGCTGGCGGAAGCTTTAGCTTTGACCCTAACCTTCGTCCAGAAGTCTGGCAGAAACCGCAAGAGATGGTTGCAACAGTCACGCGTGCAGTCGCGAACGCTGATGTAGTTAAGTTTTCAGAAGAAGAACTAACCCTGCTCACAGAGACCGACTCCATCGAACAAGGTTTGAATGCAATTAAAGCGTTGGAGATTCCTCTAGTGATCATCACTCAAGGCGCTAAAGGTGCACTCGTCGTGACTAAGGAAAGCCAGACACTAGTCAGCGGTAAAGTGGTGAAACCCGTAGATACCACGGGTGCTGGTGATGCTTTTGTCGGTGGATTGTTGTACCAGCTTTCTCAAACGGCAGACTGGCAAAAAGCAGAAAACATTGCTCTTGCTGTCGAATGTGCTCACGGCTGTGGTGCCTTAGCAACCACACAGAAGGGCGCAATGACGGCTTTACCAAATCAACAAGCGTTGAAAGCGTTCCTTCAGTAA